A single Anatilimnocola floriformis DNA region contains:
- a CDS encoding DUF1552 domain-containing protein, with product MINKNGISRRLLLQGLGAAIALPWLESGRHLLGAESPKKPTQRFACMFIGDGISPPHWWAKGSGANMELGSSLASLEKHKSQLNVINGLFNKHAGGGHARCAGNILSGEALLRGRLIRGAVSMDQRLAKKWEDETALSSLVLGCEQPVAGFHESEYSMVYASHISWSNPDSPIPIELHPSLAFDSLFGGQSSTLQTSILDDVLEQATSLRNQVSRSDQVKLDEYLSSVRETEQRLQRLNKFAAEENNQPTSAQRPPAGQPKDFREYSRLMCDIIALAFQTDRTRIATLLLSRDLSGQVYPYLNIKDDHHSYSHSNEAKEYQGIVKTHVEQYAYLVDRLANMHEGDGTVLDNSCLMFVSEHWNAHNSNQVPLLLAGGLGGTLQTGRTHDFLNAGNEKRKLCSLYLSLMDRMGLELKEFGDAKERLAGI from the coding sequence ATGATCAACAAGAACGGAATCTCGCGCCGATTGCTGCTCCAAGGTTTAGGCGCCGCGATCGCGCTCCCCTGGCTCGAGTCAGGCCGCCATCTGCTCGGCGCCGAATCGCCGAAGAAGCCGACGCAGCGTTTCGCTTGCATGTTCATCGGCGACGGCATTTCGCCGCCGCACTGGTGGGCCAAGGGTTCCGGCGCGAACATGGAGCTCGGTTCCAGTCTCGCCTCACTCGAAAAGCACAAGTCGCAGCTCAACGTCATCAACGGTTTGTTCAACAAGCACGCCGGCGGCGGTCACGCGCGCTGCGCGGGCAACATTCTTTCTGGCGAAGCGCTGCTGCGTGGCCGCCTCATTCGCGGCGCGGTGAGCATGGATCAGCGACTCGCGAAAAAGTGGGAAGACGAAACAGCCCTCTCGAGCCTCGTGCTCGGCTGCGAACAGCCGGTCGCCGGGTTTCACGAGAGCGAATACTCGATGGTGTACGCCTCGCACATTTCCTGGAGCAACCCCGACTCGCCGATTCCGATCGAGCTCCATCCTTCGCTCGCATTCGACAGCCTGTTCGGCGGCCAATCGAGCACGCTGCAAACCAGCATTCTCGACGATGTGCTCGAGCAAGCGACCAGCCTCCGCAATCAGGTTAGCCGATCGGATCAGGTGAAGCTCGACGAATACCTCAGCAGCGTCCGCGAAACCGAGCAACGGCTGCAACGCCTCAACAAATTTGCCGCGGAAGAAAACAACCAGCCAACCTCCGCGCAGCGCCCACCGGCTGGTCAGCCGAAGGACTTTCGCGAGTACTCGCGATTGATGTGCGACATCATCGCGCTCGCGTTTCAAACCGACCGTACCCGCATTGCCACGCTGCTCCTCTCGCGCGATTTGTCGGGTCAGGTTTATCCTTATCTCAACATCAAGGACGACCACCACAGCTATTCGCACAGCAACGAAGCCAAGGAATATCAGGGCATCGTCAAGACGCACGTCGAGCAGTACGCCTATCTCGTCGATCGTCTTGCGAATATGCATGAGGGTGACGGCACGGTGCTAGACAATAGCTGCCTGATGTTTGTCTCCGAGCATTGGAATGCCCACAATTCCAATCAGGTGCCGTTGCTCCTCGCGGGCGGCCTGGGAGGCACGTTGCAGACCGGCCGCACGCACGATTTCCTCAATGCGGGAAATGAAAAGCGGAAACTCTGCAGCCTGTATCTATCGCTGATGGACCGCATGGGTCTCGAGCTGAAGGAATTCGGTGACGCGAAAGAACGTCTGGCGGGGATCTAG
- a CDS encoding DUF1592 domain-containing protein has translation MARLFYAAVIVLLIGCTSLAAADDAQRFHAEFQPFLSKHCVACHRGDKPKGNLDLEKLSLDLADDKARGQWTAVVERLDAGDMPPADKPRPDAQEVKKLTAWLSPRIATAETAARAAQGRVVVRRLNRSEYENTVRDLLGVQVNLKDQLPLDSAADGFDNAGAAHHTSSFLMEKYLEAADVALNMAISNRPKPPALISKRYSIKDGHPVKNTTEDVYRFLDDGEVVCFCSSDWHNVSASTFYPQDGGNYLFRISASAIQSNDKPVTFRVTASGTRLTGLSGLVSYFDAPPGAPKVFEFTRHMEPRTTISLLPYGLAGANTVKQTGSAKWEGPGLAVQYIEIEGPLNESWPPLSHKDLLGQLAQKTFKIYNFSDRVEVVSEQPLVDAERILKKFTRRAFRRTVTTEDIAPYLTIVQTKLDGGYTFEQALRAALKGVLIAPNFLFLREKPGRLDDFALASRLSYFLWSTMPDEELFALAEQQKLHQPEVLREQVERLLASPKAQAFTANFVGQWLGLREIDATEPSHILYPEFDHLLKVSMIRETELFFDELLKNDLSITNFVASDFTMLNGRLAKHYGIPDVVGWEFKKTTLPPESHRGGVLTMASVLKVTANGTTTSPVLRGAWVLDRILGQPSPPPPDNVSAIDPDIRGATTIREQLAKHRSTESCGVCHRQIDPPGFALESFDCIGGWRDWYRVTGNGAPVTVDGRRMAYHKGKSVDPSDVMPGGEKFDNVDQFKQLLLKDKSQLARALTNKLVTYATGRAPQPTDRPAVDAIVQKIAAKDYGLRSLVNEIVQSEIFQVK, from the coding sequence ATGGCACGTCTTTTTTATGCGGCGGTGATCGTTCTGCTGATAGGTTGCACTTCGCTAGCCGCTGCGGATGACGCGCAACGTTTTCACGCAGAATTTCAGCCGTTCCTCTCGAAGCACTGCGTCGCTTGCCATCGGGGCGACAAGCCCAAGGGGAATCTGGATCTCGAAAAGCTGTCGCTTGATCTCGCCGATGACAAGGCTCGCGGCCAATGGACGGCCGTAGTCGAACGACTTGACGCCGGCGACATGCCGCCCGCAGACAAGCCTCGGCCTGATGCGCAGGAAGTGAAGAAACTAACGGCATGGTTGTCGCCGCGAATCGCCACGGCAGAGACTGCGGCCCGGGCCGCCCAAGGACGCGTGGTCGTTCGCCGTTTGAACCGGAGCGAGTATGAGAACACGGTGCGCGATCTGCTCGGGGTGCAGGTGAACCTCAAGGATCAGCTGCCGCTCGATTCCGCTGCCGATGGGTTTGATAACGCCGGCGCGGCCCATCACACGTCGTCGTTTCTAATGGAAAAGTACCTGGAAGCCGCCGATGTCGCGCTCAACATGGCGATCAGCAACCGCCCCAAACCGCCAGCGCTGATCAGCAAACGCTACAGCATCAAGGACGGCCATCCGGTGAAGAACACGACGGAGGACGTCTATCGCTTTCTGGACGATGGCGAGGTCGTCTGCTTCTGCTCATCGGATTGGCACAACGTCAGCGCGTCGACCTTTTATCCACAGGACGGCGGCAACTACCTCTTTCGCATTTCCGCCTCGGCGATTCAGAGCAACGACAAACCCGTCACCTTCCGCGTTACCGCTAGCGGCACGCGCCTAACCGGCCTGAGTGGTCTGGTGAGTTATTTTGATGCTCCACCGGGCGCGCCGAAAGTGTTTGAATTCACGCGGCACATGGAGCCGCGGACGACGATCTCGCTGTTGCCCTATGGTCTCGCCGGCGCAAACACTGTCAAGCAAACGGGCAGCGCGAAGTGGGAAGGGCCCGGTTTGGCGGTTCAATATATCGAGATCGAAGGACCGTTGAATGAAAGCTGGCCGCCGCTGAGCCATAAGGATTTGCTCGGCCAACTCGCGCAAAAGACGTTTAAAATTTACAACTTCAGCGATCGAGTCGAAGTCGTTTCCGAACAGCCGCTAGTCGATGCCGAACGGATTCTGAAGAAATTCACTCGCCGTGCCTTTCGCCGCACAGTTACGACAGAGGACATCGCACCGTACCTGACGATCGTGCAGACGAAGCTCGACGGAGGTTACACGTTCGAACAAGCCCTGCGAGCCGCACTCAAAGGAGTGCTGATTGCGCCAAACTTTTTGTTCTTGCGCGAGAAGCCAGGCCGGCTCGATGACTTCGCGCTGGCTAGCCGGTTGTCGTATTTTCTCTGGAGCACGATGCCGGATGAGGAACTGTTCGCGCTCGCGGAACAGCAGAAACTGCATCAGCCCGAGGTACTGCGCGAACAAGTCGAGCGGCTGCTCGCCAGTCCGAAAGCCCAAGCGTTCACTGCAAACTTTGTCGGCCAATGGCTGGGCCTGCGCGAAATCGACGCGACCGAACCAAGCCACATCCTTTATCCGGAGTTCGATCATCTGCTGAAAGTTTCGATGATTCGCGAAACGGAGTTGTTCTTCGACGAGTTGCTGAAGAACGATTTGAGCATCACGAATTTCGTGGCCAGCGATTTCACCATGCTCAACGGCCGCCTGGCGAAGCACTACGGCATTCCCGATGTCGTCGGCTGGGAATTCAAAAAGACCACGCTGCCGCCGGAGAGTCATCGCGGCGGGGTGCTGACCATGGCTAGCGTACTAAAAGTCACCGCCAACGGCACGACGACGTCGCCGGTGCTGCGCGGCGCTTGGGTGCTCGATCGCATCCTCGGCCAGCCGTCTCCGCCGCCGCCCGACAACGTCTCTGCCATCGATCCCGACATCCGTGGCGCGACGACCATTCGCGAGCAACTCGCCAAGCATCGCTCGACCGAGTCTTGCGGCGTCTGTCACCGCCAGATTGATCCACCGGGCTTTGCGCTCGAAAGTTTCGACTGCATCGGCGGCTGGCGTGACTGGTATCGAGTCACCGGCAACGGCGCCCCGGTCACGGTCGACGGTCGGCGCATGGCTTATCACAAGGGCAAATCCGTCGATCCCAGCGATGTGATGCCGGGCGGCGAGAAGTTTGACAATGTCGATCAGTTCAAACAGTTGCTTTTAAAGGATAAATCGCAACTCGCGCGAGCGCTCACGAACAAATTGGTGACGTATGCCACGGGCCGCGCGCCGCAACCGACTGATCGACCTGCCGTGGATGCGATTGTGCAGAAGATTGCTGCAAAGGACTACGGCTTGCGCTCGCTGGTGAATGAAATTGTGCAGAGCGAGATTTTTCAGGTGAAGTGA
- a CDS encoding DUF1552 domain-containing protein, which yields MKLHRRTLLRAAGVAVALPLFDAIVPKRARGEDKKNTPRRMVCINTPLGVHPAYFFPKDTGRDYELSPYLEVFKEFREQFTVISGLSHPDVGPSHDSNQSFLTSAPHPERRAGFKNSISLDQFAAAHLYGQTRFATLPLSCEGSGLAWTKSGAPVPTEDRPSGVFAKLFLEGRPDEVQAQARRLADGQSVLDAVRDQAKKLERNIGAGDREKLDEYFTSVRELEQRLAQAEMWSKRPKPKVNAKQPTDVRNSADLIGKSRVWFDLIHLALQTDSSRLVTLQLLGTSSVPPIQGVSQGHHDLSHHGQDPQKIAQLKVLELEKMRTLLTFFQQLRDTKEDGESLLDRTVVFFSSNLADASKHSVKNMPVLLAGGNFNHGQHLAFDENKDPPLSNLFVSMLQQVGIPADKFGSSTGTLTGLEIRG from the coding sequence ATGAAACTCCATCGCCGAACTCTCCTCCGCGCCGCCGGCGTTGCTGTTGCGTTGCCGCTGTTTGATGCGATCGTGCCGAAGCGAGCGAGGGGTGAGGATAAGAAGAACACGCCGCGGCGGATGGTTTGCATCAATACGCCGCTGGGCGTGCATCCAGCTTATTTTTTCCCGAAGGATACCGGGCGCGATTACGAGTTGTCGCCGTATCTGGAAGTTTTCAAGGAGTTTCGCGAGCAGTTCACGGTCATTTCTGGATTGTCGCATCCTGATGTGGGGCCGAGTCACGATTCGAACCAGAGTTTTTTGACGTCGGCGCCTCACCCCGAACGGCGGGCCGGTTTCAAAAACAGCATTTCGCTCGATCAGTTTGCTGCCGCGCATTTGTATGGGCAAACGCGGTTCGCCACGTTGCCTTTGTCTTGCGAAGGATCGGGGCTCGCCTGGACGAAGAGCGGTGCCCCGGTGCCAACCGAAGATCGGCCGTCGGGCGTGTTCGCCAAGTTATTTCTCGAAGGGCGGCCCGATGAAGTGCAGGCTCAGGCGCGACGACTCGCCGATGGCCAAAGCGTACTTGATGCGGTGCGCGACCAGGCGAAGAAGTTGGAGAGAAACATCGGCGCCGGCGACCGCGAAAAGCTCGATGAGTATTTCACCAGCGTTCGCGAACTCGAGCAGCGTCTCGCGCAGGCTGAGATGTGGTCGAAGCGACCGAAGCCCAAGGTCAATGCCAAGCAGCCGACCGATGTACGCAACAGCGCCGACTTGATCGGCAAGTCGCGGGTTTGGTTCGATCTGATTCATCTCGCGCTGCAGACAGATTCTTCACGCCTCGTCACGCTGCAACTGCTCGGCACCAGCAGCGTGCCGCCGATTCAAGGTGTGAGCCAGGGACATCACGACCTGTCGCATCATGGCCAGGATCCGCAGAAGATCGCGCAGCTGAAAGTGCTGGAGCTGGAAAAGATGCGGACGCTGCTGACGTTCTTTCAGCAACTGCGCGATACGAAGGAAGACGGCGAAAGCTTGCTCGACCGCACGGTCGTTTTCTTCAGCAGCAACCTGGCCGATGCCAGCAAACACAGCGTAAAGAATATGCCGGTGCTGCTCGCCGGCGGCAATTTCAACCACGGCCAGCATTTGGCCTTTGATGAAAACAAAGATCCGCCGCTCTCCAATTTGTTCGTCAGTATGCTGCAGCAAGTGGGAATTCCCGCCGACAAGTTCGGCAGCAGCACCGGCACGCTGACCGGGTTGGAGATTCGCGGCTAA
- a CDS encoding alpha/beta hydrolase: MWFVVLLLICGQDASSAAAPDKRIAAATELTANLTAGKFDEVTSQFNLTMRLLLPAVQIRAVWEGTANAYGKFQKIGGTRATEADGYFIVFVTLEFARGKLDAKVVYDKNDRVSGLFFVPHGKYQRPEYVRADSFDEMEVKVGQSLFTLPGTLSLPKGEGPFPAVVLVHGSGPNDRDESFGPNKPFKDIAQGLASRGIAVLRYEKRTRQHPLNMLLLGNKLTVKEETIDDAAAAVDLLRAHDKLHKKRIFVLGHSLGGMLLPRIAEANKNIAGFISLAGATRPLEDIILEQTNYLLSLDGPPTAEMKKEIEKIERQIATAKSADLTLQTPSSDLPLGIPAGYWLDLRNYDPAAAAKKIDKPFLILQGERDYQVTMSDFARWRDALADRADAEFISYQALNHLFLAGEGKSSAVEYLTPGNVAPQVVADIAKWIDETR; the protein is encoded by the coding sequence ATGTGGTTCGTCGTGTTGCTTTTGATTTGCGGGCAGGATGCGAGTTCCGCAGCCGCGCCGGACAAGCGAATCGCCGCTGCCACAGAACTGACGGCCAATCTCACGGCCGGCAAGTTCGACGAAGTCACGTCGCAGTTCAATCTCACCATGCGACTGCTCCTCCCCGCCGTGCAGATCCGCGCGGTCTGGGAAGGGACCGCCAATGCGTATGGCAAATTTCAGAAAATCGGCGGCACGCGCGCGACAGAGGCCGACGGTTATTTCATTGTGTTCGTGACGCTGGAGTTCGCCCGCGGCAAGCTCGATGCGAAAGTTGTCTACGACAAGAACGACCGCGTAAGTGGTTTGTTCTTCGTGCCGCATGGCAAGTATCAACGGCCCGAGTATGTTCGCGCGGATTCATTTGACGAAATGGAAGTCAAAGTCGGGCAGAGCCTGTTCACGCTTCCCGGCACGCTGTCGCTGCCCAAAGGCGAAGGGCCGTTTCCCGCGGTAGTCTTGGTGCATGGCTCCGGCCCCAATGATCGCGATGAATCGTTCGGCCCGAACAAGCCGTTCAAAGACATTGCGCAGGGCCTCGCTTCGCGCGGCATCGCGGTGCTGCGTTACGAGAAGCGAACGCGGCAGCATCCGCTGAATATGCTGTTGCTCGGCAACAAGTTGACCGTCAAAGAAGAAACGATCGACGATGCCGCCGCAGCCGTCGATTTGCTAAGAGCGCACGACAAGCTCCACAAGAAGCGGATATTCGTTCTCGGGCACAGCCTCGGCGGCATGCTCCTGCCGCGCATCGCCGAGGCGAATAAGAACATCGCGGGCTTCATCAGCCTGGCCGGCGCAACTCGTCCGCTCGAAGACATCATTCTCGAACAGACGAATTATCTGTTGTCGCTCGATGGACCGCCGACAGCGGAAATGAAAAAAGAGATCGAAAAGATCGAACGGCAAATCGCCACGGCGAAATCCGCCGACCTCACGCTGCAAACGCCGAGCAGCGACTTGCCGCTCGGTATTCCGGCCGGATATTGGCTCGACCTACGCAACTACGATCCGGCGGCTGCGGCGAAAAAGATCGATAAGCCGTTTCTCATCTTGCAAGGCGAACGGGATTATCAGGTAACAATGTCCGACTTCGCGCGCTGGCGCGATGCGCTCGCTGACCGAGCAGATGCAGAATTCATCAGCTATCAGGCGCTCAACCATCTCTTTCTCGCCGGCGAAGGCAAAAGCAGCGCGGTTGAGTATCTCACGCCCGGAAACGTCGCGCCACAGGTCGTCGCAGATATTGCAAAGTGGATCGACGAGACCAGGTAG